The following coding sequences are from one Saprospiraceae bacterium window:
- a CDS encoding UbiA prenyltransferase family protein: MISNSGRRLTIDGLAHGMATVSMYYYFRDLCSEKKRIPLKKLIIFASCAGLSFIMFLLYPLKINTQLIISISLFLIMLSYENPWHKPALRKVPLVKNVIIGLAWVAVTITGIQSNLNSNLWVWMVWIFLHTVCHSIFFDIKDRHIDLSTDHSTLAQRATNHQLRFISFGIYFFIAVVELAIYQYGNITIKGLYFCLAVNFALSYFFQNPNVFEKKGIVYTTDLIIPFKLICLSLFAKWQL, encoded by the coding sequence TTGATATCAAATTCCGGTCGTAGACTTACAATTGATGGCCTTGCACATGGTATGGCAACCGTAAGCATGTATTATTATTTCAGGGATTTATGCAGTGAAAAAAAACGGATTCCCCTTAAGAAACTGATCATTTTTGCAAGCTGTGCCGGTTTAAGCTTCATCATGTTTTTACTTTATCCATTGAAAATTAATACTCAGCTTATTATTTCGATCAGTTTGTTCTTAATCATGCTCTCATATGAAAATCCATGGCACAAACCCGCTTTGCGGAAAGTACCATTGGTTAAAAACGTTATCATTGGGCTTGCCTGGGTAGCCGTGACGATTACAGGAATTCAATCAAACCTTAATTCGAATCTATGGGTGTGGATGGTGTGGATATTTTTGCATACTGTGTGCCACTCCATATTTTTTGATATTAAAGATCGGCATATCGACTTATCAACAGATCATTCTACATTGGCTCAACGAGCCACAAATCATCAACTGAGATTTATCAGTTTTGGAATTTACTTTTTCATTGCAGTCGTTGAATTGGCAATTTACCAATATGGCAATATCACCATTAAAGGTTTGTACTTTTGCTTAGCAGTAAATTTTGCCTTATCGTATTTCTTCCAAAATCCCAATGTATTCGAAAAAAAAGGTATAGTGTACACTACTGATCTGATAATACCTTTTAAATTAATTTGCTTGAGTTTATTTGCAAAGTGGCAACTCTGA
- a CDS encoding acetyl-CoA C-acyltransferase — translation MQEVYIVSAKRTPMGSFGGSLSQLTAPQLGSIAIKSAVEAAKIDPNLVEEVYFGNVIAANLGQAPARQAALGAGLNPSTRCTTVNKVCASGMKSIMLAAQSIQLGLAEVVVCGGMESMSNVPHYLPGMRWGTKYGNSEIVDGLAKDGLVDAYGKMAMGVCADATATKFQITREAQDQFAIDSYKKSAEATAGGRFVAEIAPVSIPQKKGDPVLISEDEEFRKVDFSKIAGLRPAFSSDGTVTAANASTINDGASALVLMSAKKLKELGLQAIAQIVSYADAEQEPEWFTTAPTIAAPLAAKRAGLSLEQVDFFEVKEAFAVVPLAFAQVLAVPLEKININGGAVSLGHPLGSSGSRIVVSLIHVLQQNSAQIGLAAICNGGGGASALVVKRV, via the coding sequence ATGCAAGAAGTCTATATAGTTTCCGCAAAGCGAACACCAATGGGTAGTTTTGGTGGAAGTTTAAGTCAATTGACAGCTCCCCAACTCGGATCAATCGCCATAAAGTCTGCCGTTGAAGCTGCAAAAATTGACCCAAATCTGGTGGAAGAAGTTTATTTTGGAAATGTGATTGCCGCCAATTTAGGCCAAGCACCGGCTCGACAAGCTGCTTTAGGCGCAGGGTTAAATCCTTCGACACGATGCACCACAGTGAACAAAGTATGCGCTTCTGGCATGAAATCAATAATGTTAGCTGCACAATCTATACAATTAGGCTTAGCAGAGGTAGTGGTGTGTGGTGGAATGGAAAGCATGAGTAATGTACCACATTATCTCCCAGGTATGCGGTGGGGCACAAAGTATGGCAATTCGGAGATTGTGGATGGGCTAGCAAAAGATGGATTAGTCGATGCTTATGGCAAAATGGCAATGGGTGTTTGTGCTGATGCCACGGCGACAAAATTTCAAATTACCAGAGAAGCACAAGATCAGTTTGCCATAGATTCATATAAGAAATCAGCCGAAGCAACAGCTGGTGGTAGATTTGTAGCAGAAATCGCTCCGGTAAGCATACCACAGAAAAAGGGAGATCCTGTCTTGATTTCAGAAGATGAGGAATTCAGGAAAGTTGATTTTTCAAAAATTGCAGGACTCAGACCTGCTTTTAGCTCGGATGGTACTGTGACTGCAGCAAATGCTTCTACCATAAATGACGGAGCCTCTGCTCTGGTTTTGATGTCGGCAAAAAAGCTGAAAGAACTTGGACTTCAGGCTATAGCCCAGATTGTATCTTATGCAGACGCAGAACAAGAACCTGAATGGTTTACAACAGCTCCAACTATAGCAGCCCCTCTCGCTGCAAAAAGAGCTGGATTGAGTCTCGAGCAGGTAGATTTTTTTGAGGTAAAGGAAGCTTTTGCTGTTGTGCCACTCGCATTTGCTCAAGTATTGGCTGTGCCTTTAGAAAAAATCAATATCAACGGTGGCGCCGTTTCCCTTGGACATCCCTTGGGAAGTTCAGGTTCCAGAATCGTCGTAAGTCTTATCCATGTGCTTCAACAAAATTCAGCTCAAATCGGTCTTGCAGCTATATGCAATGGTGGAGGTGGAGCTTCAGCACTGGTTGTAAAACGGGTCTGA
- a CDS encoding DUF721 domain-containing protein, with protein sequence MKKNNEQKLNEILAEFKNQKQLKSNLIKKDIMQAWENIFGDFIKSYTLELRYIDNTVIVKLNSSSLKKELMMNRQKILDQLRQRLPELKILDIEIR encoded by the coding sequence ATGAAAAAAAATAACGAGCAAAAACTGAATGAAATACTTGCGGAATTTAAAAACCAAAAGCAACTGAAATCAAATCTTATCAAGAAGGATATCATGCAAGCCTGGGAGAATATATTTGGCGATTTTATCAAATCATACACACTGGAGCTAAGATATATTGATAATACTGTGATCGTAAAATTGAACTCCTCTTCATTGAAAAAAGAATTGATGATGAATCGTCAAAAAATTCTTGATCAATTACGACAAAGACTCCCTGAACTTAAAATCCTTGATATTGAAATCCGTTGA
- a CDS encoding AAA family ATPase, protein MYFTDITFVNFKNLQIENFSVGRGMYFIVGENGAGKTNFLDAVYYCGMTKSWFHHTDKEIFNYAQSYFRLKAVIQSDQSHELKVKVLSGLQKEISFDDKVYQKNADHIGRIPVIMIAPDDIFAFSQDSENRRRFLNHSLVQFDHRYLFHLLEYNKYLKQRNASLRAQKRIRK, encoded by the coding sequence ATGTATTTTACAGATATTACTTTTGTCAACTTCAAAAACCTGCAAATTGAAAATTTTTCAGTTGGTCGGGGAATGTACTTTATAGTTGGCGAAAACGGGGCAGGTAAAACCAATTTTTTGGATGCAGTGTATTATTGTGGTATGACCAAAAGCTGGTTTCACCACACAGACAAAGAAATATTTAATTACGCCCAATCTTATTTTCGATTGAAAGCTGTGATCCAGTCTGATCAATCGCATGAACTTAAAGTTAAAGTTCTTTCAGGTCTTCAAAAAGAAATTTCATTTGATGATAAAGTTTATCAGAAAAACGCTGACCATATAGGTAGAATTCCAGTGATCATGATTGCTCCTGATGATATTTTTGCATTCAGCCAGGACAGTGAGAATCGCCGTCGTTTTCTAAATCATTCTTTAGTTCAGTTTGACCACCGGTATTTGTTTCATTTATTGGAGTACAACAAGTATTTAAAACAGAGAAATGCTTCATTGCGAGCTCAGAAAAGAATCAGAAAATAG
- the pdhA gene encoding pyruvate dehydrogenase (acetyl-transferring) E1 component subunit alpha, with protein sequence MAEVISKKKSTVKPQNKGLNYPKSTWMQWYETILRVRRFEERTLMMYSQQKIRGFCHVYIGQEAIAAAMTTAIRPEDAVVTAYRQHGTALSRGLSARSCMAELYGKATGCVKGKGGSMHFFSREHRYFGGNGIVGAQIPIGTGIAFAEKYKGTENICVTMFGDGAARQGALYESFNMAMTWKLPVLYIVENNGYAMGTSIQRTSNVVDLYKIGQAFEMESGQVDGMRPDLVHEALEKAAKYVRSGKGPYFLEIKTYRYRGHSVSDPGNYRTKEELEHYKMLDPLLFTEQFIESNKIATSEEMEIIQNKIKAEVDDAVQFAEDSPFPTAEGLYEDNYVESDYPYLT encoded by the coding sequence ATGGCTGAAGTCATAAGTAAAAAGAAAAGTACTGTAAAACCCCAAAATAAAGGGCTAAACTATCCTAAATCTACCTGGATGCAGTGGTACGAGACTATTTTGAGAGTCAGGAGATTTGAAGAAAGGACCCTTATGATGTACTCTCAGCAAAAAATCAGAGGATTTTGTCATGTTTATATAGGACAAGAAGCCATTGCCGCTGCTATGACTACTGCCATAAGACCAGAAGATGCAGTAGTGACCGCTTACCGACAACACGGTACTGCGCTATCACGGGGCTTGAGTGCAAGATCATGTATGGCAGAGCTCTATGGCAAAGCTACCGGCTGTGTCAAAGGGAAAGGTGGCTCTATGCATTTTTTCAGTAGAGAACATAGATACTTTGGAGGAAATGGCATCGTAGGTGCACAGATCCCCATCGGGACTGGAATTGCTTTTGCAGAAAAATATAAAGGAACAGAAAATATTTGTGTGACAATGTTTGGAGATGGTGCCGCAAGGCAAGGTGCATTGTACGAATCCTTCAACATGGCAATGACCTGGAAGCTTCCAGTACTTTATATCGTTGAAAACAATGGATATGCTATGGGCACTTCTATTCAACGCACTAGTAATGTTGTTGATCTGTATAAAATAGGCCAAGCGTTTGAAATGGAATCCGGGCAAGTCGACGGCATGAGACCGGATCTTGTACATGAAGCTTTGGAGAAAGCTGCAAAATATGTCAGAAGTGGAAAGGGACCCTATTTTCTAGAAATAAAAACATACAGATACAGAGGTCATAGTGTATCTGACCCTGGCAATTACAGAACAAAAGAAGAGCTCGAGCATTACAAAATGCTCGATCCCCTACTTTTTACTGAACAGTTCATTGAAAGCAATAAAATTGCGACAAGTGAAGAGATGGAAATCATTCAAAACAAAATCAAAGCAGAAGTGGATGATGCTGTTCAATTTGCTGAGGATTCTCCATTTCCAACAGCTGAAGGTCTATATGAAGACAACTATGTAGAAAGCGACTATCCTTATCTTACATAA
- a CDS encoding barstar family protein — translation MHPIKLFIEKPDQKFQSSDHVLNITLDGKECPDANSFYSVIQKLFHFPDYFGKNLDGLFDCMTDLSWIEQKHIELLICNPDQIMECEEHDTDLFINFLFLIDEVLIEWSLDEERLVPNKSFDCFIQGTTKIQNQLDENDIIYEWMIHNQETADNSTFSS, via the coding sequence ATGCATCCGATAAAACTTTTTATTGAAAAACCGGATCAGAAATTTCAATCATCTGATCATGTCTTGAATATTACTTTAGATGGAAAGGAATGCCCTGATGCAAACTCGTTTTATTCTGTCATCCAAAAGTTATTTCATTTTCCGGATTATTTTGGAAAAAACTTAGATGGGCTATTTGACTGCATGACAGACCTTTCTTGGATAGAACAAAAGCATATTGAACTGCTTATTTGCAATCCGGATCAAATTATGGAGTGTGAAGAACATGACACCGATCTTTTTATCAATTTTCTATTCCTCATCGATGAAGTCCTGATTGAATGGTCATTAGATGAAGAGAGGTTGGTTCCAAACAAGTCCTTTGATTGTTTTATACAAGGCACCACAAAAATCCAAAATCAATTGGACGAAAATGACATCATCTATGAATGGATGATTCATAACCAGGAAACTGCGGACAATTCTACTTTTTCTTCTTAA
- a CDS encoding N-acetylmuramoyl-L-alanine amidase — MKFWVTFCLILWGVFAFAKNTPPPQIRYLTTEIQKGEGTYTLLRRYKLLDWSCSLEQFHKINKLKSGDHLSLGKKYNLPIEIKKFDGNSIRTSLDIKDYQLAKEIDIFNQNLVDQSLKKAMYQKDKELWVPIPIFHCKASVALTKNTSNPKSMPASKEPDSTQLVADEKLAPENTAITSITKTSIADKKLDSNDPEAKATKVSNTVMNVSLFGSRYSNFEVKSEALKDQIFYIVPGHGGPDPGAIVKNYLGKYTLCEDEYAYDVSLRLAKKLMEEGATVHIIVQDKNDGIRDEKYLDCDEDEICATGCQIPISQKKRLRQGMSEVNSMYRKYKKKGFEKQWMISIHIDSRPEDDRQDVFFYYQNNSKVSQKQAKRMQGTFADKYKKYQERDYNGSVSTRPLYVLRASDPEPIFIELANIRNEEDRKRILVPRNRQLLAEWMAESFIDRD; from the coding sequence ATGAAGTTTTGGGTTACCTTTTGTTTGATATTGTGGGGTGTTTTTGCATTTGCAAAGAATACTCCGCCTCCTCAAATCAGGTACCTCACCACAGAAATCCAAAAAGGCGAAGGCACTTATACTTTATTGAGAAGGTATAAGCTTTTGGATTGGTCTTGTTCGTTGGAGCAGTTCCACAAGATCAACAAGTTAAAATCAGGAGACCATCTAAGTCTGGGAAAGAAATACAATCTACCTATTGAAATCAAGAAATTTGATGGAAACTCGATTCGGACAAGCTTGGATATCAAGGACTATCAATTGGCGAAGGAAATTGATATATTCAATCAAAATCTTGTGGATCAAAGTCTTAAGAAAGCGATGTATCAGAAAGATAAAGAATTATGGGTTCCAATTCCGATCTTTCATTGTAAGGCGTCAGTCGCACTGACCAAGAATACAAGTAATCCTAAATCAATGCCGGCATCAAAGGAGCCCGACAGTACACAGTTGGTCGCAGATGAGAAACTCGCACCTGAAAACACGGCGATTACTTCCATCACAAAAACTTCCATAGCAGATAAAAAATTGGATTCTAATGATCCAGAAGCCAAGGCAACGAAGGTAAGTAATACGGTGATGAATGTTTCTCTATTTGGTTCAAGATACTCCAACTTTGAAGTTAAATCAGAAGCATTGAAAGACCAGATATTCTATATTGTTCCGGGCCATGGAGGCCCTGATCCCGGCGCCATCGTGAAAAACTACCTCGGCAAGTACACTTTATGTGAGGATGAATATGCGTATGATGTCAGTCTCCGACTGGCAAAAAAATTAATGGAAGAAGGTGCAACCGTGCATATCATAGTGCAAGATAAAAATGATGGAATCCGTGATGAAAAATACCTGGATTGTGACGAAGATGAAATTTGTGCCACAGGATGTCAAATCCCGATAAGTCAAAAGAAAAGGCTGAGACAGGGCATGTCAGAAGTCAATTCGATGTACCGTAAATATAAAAAGAAGGGTTTCGAGAAACAGTGGATGATCTCTATACATATTGATTCTCGCCCGGAAGATGACAGACAAGATGTTTTTTTCTACTACCAGAACAATAGTAAGGTAAGTCAAAAACAAGCAAAGAGAATGCAGGGCACCTTTGCTGATAAATACAAGAAATATCAGGAACGTGATTACAATGGATCTGTATCCACACGTCCACTTTATGTACTCCGTGCATCAGATCCCGAGCCCATTTTTATAGAATTGGCCAATATCAGAAATGAAGAAGATCGCAAAAGAATTCTCGTACCAAGGAATCGTCAGTTATTGGCCGAATGGATGGCTGAAAGTTTTATTGATCGCGATTGA
- a CDS encoding acyl transferase, giving the protein MNISVRRLEEIQSIILDGVIPSGLEPLALELFSIHYDHNMVYRQYCDLIRKNPANVRLLDEIPYLPIRFFRSHEIALSGLETEFIFKSSGTTGEDRSRHFVHSLHWYRSNAVRLFEQYFRPLSDLNIYAYLPSYTDRPDSSLIDMVNALGKCTHKKGTVYFSHASEIIDYLNSDSPHENDVLFGVSFALLDLASKAASQNWDGILIETGGMKRSGRELAKADLFASLKTMLPQARLCSEYGMTELMSQCYAEFDLRFMVPDTVKLKFNPIDDPLGRVAHRRIGQINILDLANLYSCPFIQTEDLGIMLEDGSFTLEGRIQDAEIRGCHQLFDE; this is encoded by the coding sequence ATGAATATTTCGGTAAGGAGATTGGAGGAAATTCAATCTATCATTCTTGACGGAGTGATCCCGTCAGGATTAGAACCCTTGGCTCTGGAATTATTTTCAATTCATTATGATCACAATATGGTTTACAGACAATACTGCGACCTGATTCGTAAAAATCCGGCAAATGTTAGGCTTCTTGATGAAATACCCTACTTGCCCATTCGATTTTTTAGGTCGCATGAAATTGCTCTGTCTGGACTCGAAACTGAGTTTATTTTCAAATCCAGTGGTACAACAGGAGAGGATCGGTCTCGTCATTTTGTTCATTCATTACATTGGTATAGAAGCAATGCGGTTCGACTTTTTGAACAGTATTTTCGCCCATTATCAGACTTAAACATTTACGCTTACTTGCCATCTTATACAGATAGACCTGATTCTTCTTTGATAGACATGGTGAATGCTTTGGGAAAATGTACGCACAAAAAAGGTACAGTTTATTTTTCCCATGCTTCAGAAATCATTGATTATTTGAATTCGGATTCTCCTCATGAGAATGATGTGCTGTTTGGAGTAAGTTTTGCATTGTTAGATCTTGCAAGTAAAGCCGCTTCTCAAAACTGGGATGGCATTTTGATCGAAACTGGGGGGATGAAGAGGAGTGGAAGAGAACTTGCCAAAGCAGATTTATTCGCAAGTTTGAAAACCATGCTCCCGCAAGCCAGGCTTTGCTCAGAATATGGTATGACAGAACTCATGTCTCAGTGTTATGCTGAGTTTGACCTTCGGTTTATGGTTCCGGATACTGTAAAATTGAAGTTTAATCCTATTGATGATCCTTTGGGCCGGGTGGCTCACCGTCGAATCGGACAAATCAACATCCTGGATCTCGCAAATTTGTATAGTTGTCCTTTTATTCAAACGGAAGATTTAGGTATCATGCTGGAAGATGGGAGTTTTACTTTAGAAGGTCGTATCCAGGATGCTGAAATTCGTGGTTGCCATCAACTCTTTGATGAATGA
- a CDS encoding phosphoribosylformylglycinamidine cyclo-ligase, with amino-acid sequence MMSKRYDSLGVSASKNEVHQAIRSLDKGLYPGAFCKILPDICGNDDEFCNVMHADTAGTKTALAYLRWKENADLGVWHRLAQDALVMNLDDLACVGATQNIIVSSTIGRNKHIIPAEVIEAVIEGNKTFLDTLKSAGIRVHYGGGETADVGDIVRTIDVGITAFCRMKREDLILPNITPGNVIVGFSSSGQSAMENEYNSGIGSNGLTAARHDLLSKYYAENFPETYSPQSPYDAIYSGDFKLSDKIKSAFGQFEVGDLLTSPTRCYLPMISKIIETRKKDIAAFIHCTGGGQTKVKKFARNVKIIKDQLFDLPPLFAWIQQKANYDLSEMYEIYNMGHRMEVYTSSQAAPDMIEIAKSFEIEAKIIGRVEESHGNTQILIQTNQGNFDF; translated from the coding sequence ATTATGTCTAAAAGATATGATTCTCTTGGAGTGTCGGCCTCAAAGAATGAGGTTCATCAGGCAATCCGATCCTTAGACAAGGGCTTGTATCCGGGTGCTTTTTGTAAGATTTTGCCGGATATCTGTGGAAATGATGACGAATTTTGCAATGTCATGCATGCTGATACCGCAGGTACGAAAACGGCACTGGCATACCTGAGATGGAAGGAGAATGCTGACCTTGGGGTATGGCATAGATTAGCTCAAGATGCTCTTGTAATGAATCTGGATGATCTGGCCTGTGTGGGTGCAACTCAAAATATCATCGTATCTTCTACAATTGGTCGCAACAAACACATCATACCTGCGGAAGTTATAGAAGCGGTGATAGAAGGGAATAAAACATTCCTTGATACTCTTAAATCAGCTGGTATCCGAGTGCATTATGGCGGTGGAGAAACAGCAGATGTTGGGGACATAGTACGCACCATTGATGTAGGGATTACCGCATTCTGCAGGATGAAAAGAGAAGATCTCATCCTTCCCAATATCACTCCGGGCAATGTGATCGTAGGTTTTTCTTCCTCAGGACAAAGTGCCATGGAAAATGAGTATAATAGTGGAATAGGATCTAATGGTCTGACAGCAGCAAGACATGATTTGTTGAGTAAATATTATGCAGAAAATTTTCCTGAAACATATAGCCCTCAGTCTCCTTATGATGCAATCTATTCAGGGGATTTCAAATTGTCAGATAAAATAAAAAGTGCTTTTGGACAATTCGAAGTAGGGGATTTGTTGACATCTCCAACGCGATGCTATTTACCTATGATAAGCAAGATTATTGAAACCCGTAAGAAAGATATTGCAGCATTTATTCACTGTACGGGAGGAGGCCAAACGAAAGTGAAAAAATTTGCAAGAAATGTAAAGATTATCAAAGACCAATTGTTTGATCTACCCCCTTTGTTCGCTTGGATTCAGCAAAAAGCGAATTACGATTTAAGTGAGATGTACGAAATATATAACATGGGACATCGCATGGAAGTGTACACTTCTTCCCAGGCAGCCCCTGATATGATTGAAATAGCAAAATCGTTTGAAATAGAGGCAAAAATCATTGGTAGAGTAGAGGAATCTCATGGAAACACACAAATCCTGATCCAAACGAATCAGGGAAATTTCGACTTTTAA